A single window of Callithrix jacchus isolate 240 chromosome 6, calJac240_pri, whole genome shotgun sequence DNA harbors:
- the MAP2 gene encoding microtubule-associated protein 2 isoform X39 produces MEFHHQQELTSSAVEPLDKKEKESEKQSKPGEDLKHAALVSQPETTKTYPDEKDMQGTEEEKAPALFGHTLVANLEDMKQKTEPSLVVPGIDLPKEPPTPKEQKDWFIEMPTEAKKDEWGLVAPISPGPLTPMREKDVFDDIPKWEGKQFDSPMPSPFQGGSFTLPLDVMKSEIVTETSPFTPAFLQPDDKKSLQQTSGPATAKDSSEIEEPHKDKPDKMAEVPPSEAMTLPKNAHIPVVEEHVMGEVLEEEKEAIKQEIVQQKDIFTPSGQEPTLTEKEPELKLEEKTIISDKEAVPKETRPPKLADEETGIIQTSTEHTFSEQKGQEPTTDMLKQDSFPVSLEQAVTDSAVTSKTLEKAMTEPSALIEKSSIQELFDMRVDDKDKIEGVGAATSAELDMPFYEDKSGMSKYFETSALKEEATKSIQPGSDYYELSDTRESVHESIDTMSPMHKNGDKEFQTGKESQPSPPAQEAGYSTLAQSYQSDLPEEPSSPQERMFTIDPKVYGEKRDLHSKNKDDLTLSRSLGLGGRSAIEQRSMSINLPMSCLDSIALGFNFGRGHDLSPLASDILTNTSGSMDEGDDYLPATTPALEKAPCFPVESKEEEQMEKVKTTGEENTQVETTCESPFLAKDFYKNGTVMAPDLPEMLDLAGTRSRLASVSADAEVARRKSVPSEMVVEDSRTGLPPVTDENHVIVKTDSQLEDLGYCVFNKYTVPLPSPVQDSENLSGESGSFYEGTDDKVRRDLATDLSLIEVKLAAAGRVKDEFSVDKEASLPISGDKSGLSKEFDQERKASDRLDTVLEKSEEHADSKEHAKKTEEAGDKVETFGLGVTYEQALAKDLSIPTDASSEKVEKGLSSVPEVAEVEPSKKAEQGLDFAANKAVQGQIDVKISDFGQMASGLNIDARRATELKLEATQDMTPSSKAPQEADAFMGVESGHMKEGTKVSETEVKEKVAKPDLVHQEAVDKEESYESSGEHESLTMESLKADEGKKETSPESSLIQDEIAIKLSVEIPCPPAVSEADLATDEKADVQMEFIQGPKEESKETPDISITPSDVAEPVHEAIISEPAEVQSEEEEIEAQGEYDKLLFRSDTLQITDLGASGAREEFVETCPGEHKGVIESIVTIEDDFITVVQTTTDEGESGSHSVRFAALDQPEVERRPSPHDEEEFDVEEAAEAQAEPKDGSPEAPASPEREEVALSEYKTETYDDYKDETTIDDSIMDADSLWVDTQDDDRSIMTEQLETIPKEEKAEKEARRSSLEKHRKEKPFKTGRGRISTPERKVAKKEPSTVSRDEVRRKKAVYKKAELAKKTEVQAHSPSRKFILKPAIKYTRPTHLSCVKRKTTAAGGESAVAPSVFKQAKDKVSDGVTKSPEKRSSLPRPSSILPPRRGVSGDRDENSFSLNSSMSSSARRTTRSEPIRRAGKSGTSTPTTPGSTAITPGTPPSYSSRTPGTPGTPSYPRTPHTPGTPKSAILVPSEKKVAIIRTPPKSPATPKQLRLINQPLPDLKNVKSKIGSTDNIKYQPKGGQVRILNKKIDFSKVQSRCGSKDNIKHSAGGGNVQIVTKKIDLSHVTSKCGSLKNIRHRPGGGRVKIESVKLDFKEKAQAKVGSLDNAHHVPGGGNVKIDSQKLNFREHAKARVDHGAEIITQSPGRSSVASPRRLSNVSSSGSINLLESPQLATLAEDVTAALAKQGL; encoded by the exons ATGGAGTTCCATCATCAGCAGGAATTGACTTCCTCTGCAGTTGAGCCTTTagacaagaaggaaaaggagTCAGAGAAGCAAAGTAAGCCTGGTGAAGACCTTAAACATGCTGCCTTAGTTTCTCAACCAGAGACAACTAAAACTTATCCTGATGAAAAGGACATGCAAGGcacagaagaagaaaaggcaCCAGCTTTGTTTGGGCACACTCTTGTTGCCAATCTGGAAGACATGAAACAGAAGACAGAACCAAGCCTTGTAGTACCTGGCATTGACCTCCCTAAAGAGCCTCCAActccaaaagaacaaaaagactgGTTCATTGAAATGCCAACCGAAGCAAAAAAGGATGAGTGGGGTTTAGTTGCTCCCATATCTCCTGGCCCGCTGACTCCCATGAGGGAAAAAGATGTATTTGATGATATTCCAAAATGGGAAGGGAAACAATTTGATTCTCCCATGCCAAGTCCCTTTCAAGGTGGAAGCTTCACTCTTCCTTTAGATGTCATGAAGAGTGAAATAGTTACAGAAACATCACCTTTCACCCCTGCCTTTTTACAGCCAGATGACAAAAAATCTCTGCAACAAACGAGTGGCCCAGCTACTGCCAAAGATAGTTCTGAAATTGAAGAGCCCCATaaggataaacctgacaaaatgGCAGAAGTACCACCCTCAGAGGCAATGACTTTACCCAAAAATGCTCACATTCCAGTTGTAGAAGAACATGTTATGGGAGAAGTcttagaggaagaaaaggaggccaTAAAACAAGAGATTGTGCAGCAAAAAGACATTTTCACCCCCAGTGGACAGGAACCTACACTTACTGAAAAGGAACCTGAGCTGAAGCTTGAAGAAAAAACCATCATTTCTGACAAAGAAGCTGTTCCAAAAGAGACTAGACCCCCAAAacttgcagatgaagaaacaggcatAATCCAGACCTCCACAGAGCACACTTTCTCAGAACAGAAAGGCCAGGAGCCTACCACAGATATGTTGAAACAGGACTCATTCCCTGTAAGTTTGGAGCAAGCAGTTACAGATTCAGCTGTGACCTCTAAAACACTGGAGAAAGCCATGACTGAACCATCTGCATTAATTGAAAAAAGCTCAATTCAGGAACTTTTTGATATGAGAGTCGATGACAAAGATAAGATTGAAGGAGTTGGAGCTGCAACATCAGCTGAGCTTGACATGCCATTTTATGAAGATAAATCAGGAATGTCCAAGTATTTTGAAACATCTGCCTTGAAAGAAGAAGCAACAAAAAGCATTCAGCCAGGCAGTGATTACTATGAACTGAGTGACACTAGAGAAAGTGTCCATGAGTCTATTGATACTATGTCTCCCATGCATAAAAATGGTGACAAGGAATTTCAAACAGGAAAAGAATCCCAGCCCAGTCCTCCAGCCCAGGAAGCAGGGTACAGCACTCTCGCACAGAGTTATCAGTCTGATTTACCTGAAGAACCCAGTTCTCCTCAAGAAAGAATGTTCACTATTGATCCAAAAGTATATGGAGAGAAAAGGGACCTCCACAGTAAGAATAAGGATGATTTGACCCTTAGCAGGAGTTTAGGACTTGGTGGTAGGTCTGCAATTGAACAAAGAAGCATGTCAATCAATTTACCCATGTCTTGCCTAGATTCCATAGCCCTTGGATTTAACTTTGGTCGGGGTCATGATCTTTCTCCTCTGGCTTCCGATATTCTAACCAACACTAGTGGAAGTATGGATGAAGGGGATGATTACCttccagccaccacacctgcacTGGAGAAAGCCCCTTGCTTCCCTGTagaaagcaaagaggaagaaCAGATGGAGAAAGTAAAAACTACTGGAGAAGAAAATACTCAAGTGGAGACGACATGTGAGTCTCCTTTCCTCGCCAAAGATTTTTACAAAAATGGTACTGTCATGGCACCTGACCTGCCTGAAATGCTAGATCTGGCAGGCACAAGGTCAAGATTGGCTTCTGTGAGTGCAGATGCTGAGGTTGCCAGGAGGAAATCAGTCCCATCAGAGATGGTGGTTGAGGATAGTCGTACTGGCTTGCCCCCAGTAACTGATGAAAACCATGTCATTGTAAAAACTGACAGTCAGCTCGAAGACCTGGGCTACTGTGTGTTCAATAAATACACAGTCCCATTGCCATCGCCTGTTCAAGACAGTGAGAACTTATCAGGGGAGAGTGGTTCCTTTTATGAAGGTACTGATGATAAAGTTCGAAGAGATTTGGCCACAGACCTTTCATTGATTGAAGTGAAACTGGCAGCAGCCGGAAGAGTCAAAGATGAGTTCAGTGTAGACAAAGAAGCATCCCTGCCTATCTCTGGTGACAAATCAGGACTGAGTAAGGAGTTTGACCAAGAGAGGAAAGCTAGCGATAGGCTGGATACTGTACTAGAAAAGAGTGAAGAACATGCTGATTCAAAAGAACATGCCAAGAAAACTGAAGAGGCTGGTGATAAAGTGGAAACATTTGGATTAGGAGTAACCTATGAACAAGCTTTGGCCAAAGATTTGTCAATACCAACAGATGCATCCTCTGAGAAAGTAGAGAAGGGTCTTAGTTCAGTGCCAGAGGTAGCTGAGGTAGAACCATCCAAAAAAGCAGAACAAGGTCTGGATTTTGCTGCCAACAAAGCTGTCCAGGGTCAAATAGATGTTAAAATTAGTGACTTTGGACAGATGGCTTCAGGGCTAAACATAGATGCTAGAAGGGCAACAGAGCTAAAACTTGAGGCTACACAGGACATGACCCCCTCATCCAAAGCACCACAGGAGGCAGATGCATTTATGGGTGTTGAGTCTGGCCACATGAAAGAAGGCACCAAAGTTAGTGAGACAGAAGTCAAAGAGAAAGTGGCCAAGCCTGACTTGGTGCACCAGGAGGCTGTAGACAAGGAGGAGTCCTATGAGTCTAGTGGTGAGCATGAAAGTCTCACCATGGAGTCCCTGAAAGCTGATGAGGGCAAGAAGGAAACATCTCCCGAATCATCtctaattcaagatgagattgccATCAAATTGTCAGTGGAAATACCTTGCCCACCTGCTGTTTCAGAGGCTGATTTAgctacagatgagaaagctgatgTCCAGATGGAATTTATTCAGGGgccaaaagaagaaagcaaagagacTCCAGATATATCCATCACACCTTCTGATGTTGCAGAGCCAGTGCATGAAGCAATCATATCTGAACCAGCAGAGGTTCAGAGTGAGGAAGAAGAGATAGAAGCCCAGGGAGAATATGATAAACTGCTCTTCCGCTCAGATACCCTTCAGATTACTGACTTGGGTGCCTCAGGTGCCAGGGAGGAATTTGTGGAGACCTGCCCAGGTGAACACAAAGGAGTGATTGAATCCATTGTGACCATCGAGGATGATTTCATCACTGTAGTGCAAACCACAACTGATGAAGGGGAGTCAGGGTCCCACAGTGTGCGTTTTGCAGCCCTAGACCAGCCTGAGGTGGAAAGGAGACCATCCCCTCATGACGAAGAAGAGTTCGATGTCGAAGAGGCAGCTGAAGCCCAGGCAGAACCCAAAGATGGTTCCCCGGAGGCTCCAGCTTCCCCCGAGAGAGAAGAAGTTGCACTTTCTGAATATAAGACAGAAACCTATGACGATTACAAAGACGAGACCACCATTGATGACTCCATCATGGATGCTGACAGCCTCTGGGTGGACACTCAAG ATGATGATAGGAGCATCATGACAGAACAGTTAGAAACTATTCCTAAAGAGGAGAAAGCTGAAAAGGAAGCTCGGAGATCATCTCTTGagaaacatagaaaagaaaagccttttaAAACTGGGAGAGGCAGAATTTCCACTCCTGAAAGAAAAGTAGCTAAAAAGGAACCTAGCACAGTCTCCAGAGATGAAGTGAGAAGGAAAAAAG CAGTTTATAAGAAGGCTGAACTTGCTAAAAAAACAGAAGTTCAGGCCCACTCTCCCTCCaggaaattcattttaaaacCTGCTATCAAATATACTAGACCAACTCATCTCTCCTGTGTTAAGCGGAAAACCACAG CAGCAGGTGGGGAATCAGCTGTGGCTCCCAGTGTATTTAAACAGGCAAAGGACAAAGTCTCT GATGGAGTAACCAAGAGCCCAGAAAAGCGCTCTTCTCTCCCAAGACCTTCCTCCATTCTTCCTCCTCGCCGAGGTGTATCAGGAGACAGAGATGAGAATTCCTTCTCTCTCAACAGTTCTATGTCTTCTTCAGCACGACGGACCACCA GGTCAGAGCCAATTCGCAGAGCAGGAAAAAGTGGTACCTCAACACCCACTACTCCTGGGTCTACTGCCATCACTCCTGGCACCCCACCAAGTTATTCTTCACGCACACCAGGCACTCCTGGAACCCCTAGCTATCCCAGGACCCCTCATACACCAGGAACCCCCAAGTCTGCCATCTTGGTGCCGAGTGAGAAGAAGGTCGCCATCATACGTACTCCTCCAAAATCTCCCGCGACTCCCAAGCAGCTTCGGCTTATTAACCAACCACTGCCAGACCTGAAGAATGTCAAATCCAAAATTGGATCAACAGACAACATCAAATACCAGCCTAAAGGGGGGCAG GTTAGGATTTTAAACAAGAAGATCGATTTTAGCAAAGTTCAGTCCAGATGTGGTTCCAAGGATAACATCAAACATTCGGCTGGGGGCGGAAAT GTACAAATTGTTACCAAGAAAATAGACCTAAGTCATGTGACATCCAAATGTGGCTCTCTGAAGAACATCCGCCACAGGCcag GTGGTGGACGTGTGAAAATTGAGAGTGTAAAACTAGATTTCAAAGAAAAGGCCCAAGCTAAAGTTGGTTCTCTTGATAATGCTCATCATGTACCTGGAGGTGGTAATGTCAAG
- the MAP2 gene encoding microtubule-associated protein 2 isoform X41 — translation MEFHHQQELTSSAVEPLDKKEKESEKQSKPGEDLKHAALVSQPETTKTYPDEKDMQGTEEEKAPALFGHTLVANLEDMKQKTEPSLVVPGIDLPKEPPTPKEQKDWFIEMPTEAKKDEWGLVAPISPGPLTPMREKDVFDDIPKWEGKQFDSPMPSPFQGGSFTLPLDVMKSEIVTETSPFTPAFLQPDDKKSLQQTSGPATAKDSSEIEEPHKDKPDKMAEVPPSEAMTLPKNAHIPVVEEHVMGEVLEEEKEAIKQEIVQQKDIFTPSGQEPTLTEKEPELKLEEKTIISDKEAVPKETRPPKLADEETGIIQTSTEHTFSEQKGQEPTTDMLKQDSFPVSLEQAVTDSAVTSKTLEKAMTEPSALIEKSSIQELFDMRVDDKDKIEGVGAATSAELDMPFYEDKSGMSKYFETSALKEEATKSIQPGSDYYELSDTRESVHESIDTMSPMHKNGDKEFQTGKESQPSPPAQEAGYSTLAQSYQSDLPEEPSSPQERMFTIDPKVYGEKRDLHSKNKDDLTLSRSLGLGGRSAIEQRSMSINLPMSCLDSIALGFNFGRGHDLSPLASDILTNTSGSMDEGDDYLPATTPALEKAPCFPVESKEEEQMEKVKTTGEENTQVETTCESPFLAKDFYKNGTVMAPDLPEMLDLAGTRSRLASVSADAEVARRKSVPSEMVVEDSRTGLPPVTDENHVIVKTDSQLEDLGYCVFNKYTVPLPSPVQDSENLSGESGSFYEGTDDKVRRDLATDLSLIEVKLAAAGRVKDEFSVDKEASLPISGDKSGLSKEFDQERKASDRLDTVLEKSEEHADSKEHAKKTEEAGDKVETFGLGVTYEQALAKDLSIPTDASSEKVEKGLSSVPEVAEVEPSKKAEQGLDFAANKAVQGQIDVKISDFGQMASGLNIDARRATELKLEATQDMTPSSKAPQEADAFMGVESGHMKEGTKVSETEVKEKVAKPDLVHQEAVDKEESYESSGEHESLTMESLKADEGKKETSPESSLIQDEIAIKLSVEIPCPPAVSEADLATDEKADVQMEFIQGPKEESKETPDISITPSDVAEPVHEAIISEPAEVQSEEEEIEAQGEYDKLLFRSDTLQITDLGASGAREEFVETCPGEHKGVIESIVTIEDDFITVVQTTTDEGESGSHSVRFAALDQPEVERRPSPHDEEEFDVEEAAEAQAEPKDGSPEAPASPEREEVALSEYKTETYDDYKDETTIDDSIMDADSLWVDTQDDDRSIMTEQLETIPKEEKAEKEARRSSLEKHRKEKPFKTGRGRISTPERKVAKKEPSTVSRDEVRRKKAVYKKAELAKKTEVQAHSPSRKFILKPAIKYTRPTHLSCVKRKTTAAGGESAVAPSVFKQAKDKVSDGVTKSPEKRSSLPRPSSILPPRRGVSGDRDENSFSLNSSMSSSARRTTRSEPIRRAGKSGTSTPTTPGSTAITPGTPPSYSSRTPGTPGTPSYPRTPHTPGTPKSAILVPSEKKVAIIRTPPKSPATPKQLRLINQPLPDLKNVKSKIGSTDNIKYQPKGGQVQIVTKKIDLSHVTSKCGSLKNIRHRPGGGRVKIESVKLDFKEKAQAKVGSLDNAHHVPGGGNVKIDSQKLNFREHAKARVDHGAEIITQSPGRSSVASPRRLSNVSSSGSINLLESPQLATLAEDVTAALAKQGL, via the exons ATGGAGTTCCATCATCAGCAGGAATTGACTTCCTCTGCAGTTGAGCCTTTagacaagaaggaaaaggagTCAGAGAAGCAAAGTAAGCCTGGTGAAGACCTTAAACATGCTGCCTTAGTTTCTCAACCAGAGACAACTAAAACTTATCCTGATGAAAAGGACATGCAAGGcacagaagaagaaaaggcaCCAGCTTTGTTTGGGCACACTCTTGTTGCCAATCTGGAAGACATGAAACAGAAGACAGAACCAAGCCTTGTAGTACCTGGCATTGACCTCCCTAAAGAGCCTCCAActccaaaagaacaaaaagactgGTTCATTGAAATGCCAACCGAAGCAAAAAAGGATGAGTGGGGTTTAGTTGCTCCCATATCTCCTGGCCCGCTGACTCCCATGAGGGAAAAAGATGTATTTGATGATATTCCAAAATGGGAAGGGAAACAATTTGATTCTCCCATGCCAAGTCCCTTTCAAGGTGGAAGCTTCACTCTTCCTTTAGATGTCATGAAGAGTGAAATAGTTACAGAAACATCACCTTTCACCCCTGCCTTTTTACAGCCAGATGACAAAAAATCTCTGCAACAAACGAGTGGCCCAGCTACTGCCAAAGATAGTTCTGAAATTGAAGAGCCCCATaaggataaacctgacaaaatgGCAGAAGTACCACCCTCAGAGGCAATGACTTTACCCAAAAATGCTCACATTCCAGTTGTAGAAGAACATGTTATGGGAGAAGTcttagaggaagaaaaggaggccaTAAAACAAGAGATTGTGCAGCAAAAAGACATTTTCACCCCCAGTGGACAGGAACCTACACTTACTGAAAAGGAACCTGAGCTGAAGCTTGAAGAAAAAACCATCATTTCTGACAAAGAAGCTGTTCCAAAAGAGACTAGACCCCCAAAacttgcagatgaagaaacaggcatAATCCAGACCTCCACAGAGCACACTTTCTCAGAACAGAAAGGCCAGGAGCCTACCACAGATATGTTGAAACAGGACTCATTCCCTGTAAGTTTGGAGCAAGCAGTTACAGATTCAGCTGTGACCTCTAAAACACTGGAGAAAGCCATGACTGAACCATCTGCATTAATTGAAAAAAGCTCAATTCAGGAACTTTTTGATATGAGAGTCGATGACAAAGATAAGATTGAAGGAGTTGGAGCTGCAACATCAGCTGAGCTTGACATGCCATTTTATGAAGATAAATCAGGAATGTCCAAGTATTTTGAAACATCTGCCTTGAAAGAAGAAGCAACAAAAAGCATTCAGCCAGGCAGTGATTACTATGAACTGAGTGACACTAGAGAAAGTGTCCATGAGTCTATTGATACTATGTCTCCCATGCATAAAAATGGTGACAAGGAATTTCAAACAGGAAAAGAATCCCAGCCCAGTCCTCCAGCCCAGGAAGCAGGGTACAGCACTCTCGCACAGAGTTATCAGTCTGATTTACCTGAAGAACCCAGTTCTCCTCAAGAAAGAATGTTCACTATTGATCCAAAAGTATATGGAGAGAAAAGGGACCTCCACAGTAAGAATAAGGATGATTTGACCCTTAGCAGGAGTTTAGGACTTGGTGGTAGGTCTGCAATTGAACAAAGAAGCATGTCAATCAATTTACCCATGTCTTGCCTAGATTCCATAGCCCTTGGATTTAACTTTGGTCGGGGTCATGATCTTTCTCCTCTGGCTTCCGATATTCTAACCAACACTAGTGGAAGTATGGATGAAGGGGATGATTACCttccagccaccacacctgcacTGGAGAAAGCCCCTTGCTTCCCTGTagaaagcaaagaggaagaaCAGATGGAGAAAGTAAAAACTACTGGAGAAGAAAATACTCAAGTGGAGACGACATGTGAGTCTCCTTTCCTCGCCAAAGATTTTTACAAAAATGGTACTGTCATGGCACCTGACCTGCCTGAAATGCTAGATCTGGCAGGCACAAGGTCAAGATTGGCTTCTGTGAGTGCAGATGCTGAGGTTGCCAGGAGGAAATCAGTCCCATCAGAGATGGTGGTTGAGGATAGTCGTACTGGCTTGCCCCCAGTAACTGATGAAAACCATGTCATTGTAAAAACTGACAGTCAGCTCGAAGACCTGGGCTACTGTGTGTTCAATAAATACACAGTCCCATTGCCATCGCCTGTTCAAGACAGTGAGAACTTATCAGGGGAGAGTGGTTCCTTTTATGAAGGTACTGATGATAAAGTTCGAAGAGATTTGGCCACAGACCTTTCATTGATTGAAGTGAAACTGGCAGCAGCCGGAAGAGTCAAAGATGAGTTCAGTGTAGACAAAGAAGCATCCCTGCCTATCTCTGGTGACAAATCAGGACTGAGTAAGGAGTTTGACCAAGAGAGGAAAGCTAGCGATAGGCTGGATACTGTACTAGAAAAGAGTGAAGAACATGCTGATTCAAAAGAACATGCCAAGAAAACTGAAGAGGCTGGTGATAAAGTGGAAACATTTGGATTAGGAGTAACCTATGAACAAGCTTTGGCCAAAGATTTGTCAATACCAACAGATGCATCCTCTGAGAAAGTAGAGAAGGGTCTTAGTTCAGTGCCAGAGGTAGCTGAGGTAGAACCATCCAAAAAAGCAGAACAAGGTCTGGATTTTGCTGCCAACAAAGCTGTCCAGGGTCAAATAGATGTTAAAATTAGTGACTTTGGACAGATGGCTTCAGGGCTAAACATAGATGCTAGAAGGGCAACAGAGCTAAAACTTGAGGCTACACAGGACATGACCCCCTCATCCAAAGCACCACAGGAGGCAGATGCATTTATGGGTGTTGAGTCTGGCCACATGAAAGAAGGCACCAAAGTTAGTGAGACAGAAGTCAAAGAGAAAGTGGCCAAGCCTGACTTGGTGCACCAGGAGGCTGTAGACAAGGAGGAGTCCTATGAGTCTAGTGGTGAGCATGAAAGTCTCACCATGGAGTCCCTGAAAGCTGATGAGGGCAAGAAGGAAACATCTCCCGAATCATCtctaattcaagatgagattgccATCAAATTGTCAGTGGAAATACCTTGCCCACCTGCTGTTTCAGAGGCTGATTTAgctacagatgagaaagctgatgTCCAGATGGAATTTATTCAGGGgccaaaagaagaaagcaaagagacTCCAGATATATCCATCACACCTTCTGATGTTGCAGAGCCAGTGCATGAAGCAATCATATCTGAACCAGCAGAGGTTCAGAGTGAGGAAGAAGAGATAGAAGCCCAGGGAGAATATGATAAACTGCTCTTCCGCTCAGATACCCTTCAGATTACTGACTTGGGTGCCTCAGGTGCCAGGGAGGAATTTGTGGAGACCTGCCCAGGTGAACACAAAGGAGTGATTGAATCCATTGTGACCATCGAGGATGATTTCATCACTGTAGTGCAAACCACAACTGATGAAGGGGAGTCAGGGTCCCACAGTGTGCGTTTTGCAGCCCTAGACCAGCCTGAGGTGGAAAGGAGACCATCCCCTCATGACGAAGAAGAGTTCGATGTCGAAGAGGCAGCTGAAGCCCAGGCAGAACCCAAAGATGGTTCCCCGGAGGCTCCAGCTTCCCCCGAGAGAGAAGAAGTTGCACTTTCTGAATATAAGACAGAAACCTATGACGATTACAAAGACGAGACCACCATTGATGACTCCATCATGGATGCTGACAGCCTCTGGGTGGACACTCAAG ATGATGATAGGAGCATCATGACAGAACAGTTAGAAACTATTCCTAAAGAGGAGAAAGCTGAAAAGGAAGCTCGGAGATCATCTCTTGagaaacatagaaaagaaaagccttttaAAACTGGGAGAGGCAGAATTTCCACTCCTGAAAGAAAAGTAGCTAAAAAGGAACCTAGCACAGTCTCCAGAGATGAAGTGAGAAGGAAAAAAG CAGTTTATAAGAAGGCTGAACTTGCTAAAAAAACAGAAGTTCAGGCCCACTCTCCCTCCaggaaattcattttaaaacCTGCTATCAAATATACTAGACCAACTCATCTCTCCTGTGTTAAGCGGAAAACCACAG CAGCAGGTGGGGAATCAGCTGTGGCTCCCAGTGTATTTAAACAGGCAAAGGACAAAGTCTCT GATGGAGTAACCAAGAGCCCAGAAAAGCGCTCTTCTCTCCCAAGACCTTCCTCCATTCTTCCTCCTCGCCGAGGTGTATCAGGAGACAGAGATGAGAATTCCTTCTCTCTCAACAGTTCTATGTCTTCTTCAGCACGACGGACCACCA GGTCAGAGCCAATTCGCAGAGCAGGAAAAAGTGGTACCTCAACACCCACTACTCCTGGGTCTACTGCCATCACTCCTGGCACCCCACCAAGTTATTCTTCACGCACACCAGGCACTCCTGGAACCCCTAGCTATCCCAGGACCCCTCATACACCAGGAACCCCCAAGTCTGCCATCTTGGTGCCGAGTGAGAAGAAGGTCGCCATCATACGTACTCCTCCAAAATCTCCCGCGACTCCCAAGCAGCTTCGGCTTATTAACCAACCACTGCCAGACCTGAAGAATGTCAAATCCAAAATTGGATCAACAGACAACATCAAATACCAGCCTAAAGGGGGGCAG GTACAAATTGTTACCAAGAAAATAGACCTAAGTCATGTGACATCCAAATGTGGCTCTCTGAAGAACATCCGCCACAGGCcag GTGGTGGACGTGTGAAAATTGAGAGTGTAAAACTAGATTTCAAAGAAAAGGCCCAAGCTAAAGTTGGTTCTCTTGATAATGCTCATCATGTACCTGGAGGTGGTAATGTCAAG